The sequence GAATTACATGAATGGGCTGGTtggggtggcttttatagccctgaaccacccatatagccgttgtgTCACATCTACTAGAAACTGCATTGGCGGatggtccgcggctagggcccgaaCGGTCTGCGACTCTCCAACGGTCGGTTCTGACATCTCGACGGATATATCAACGGTTGTCTTTCCCTGGTGATGGTACGTGGACGGTCTGCCCTTGGCCCCAGAGGGTCCGCGCTAGCTCTAAAaatccttttgctcaacttgtcaccttcaggCTGAACCAAATCTTCACATGCATACGGTCCGAGAATTATAGCCAGACGGTCCGTGATTTAGTCGGACTCTCCACGATTTAGTTCTTGTTTGAAGTCATAGTggtgtcacggacggtccgctaGAAGGGACCGGAACGGTCCGCACTTGGCGATTTCAGAACTTGAGTTTCTAACTTGTCGTTGATCTTTAAACAAACTTCTTTTTCAAGTTGCTTGGGTTAAACTTGAGAGAGATCTATGACTTAGCAAAATATCTCAAGTGGCTTTCCATCTAGTCTAAGTCATGGATCATGAACATTTTGATTCTTTAACGcatatttcttcttttgctcaaactagctccaaaatAATGAGATGTTGATTCCGAGCTTTCCAACCTCTCTAGAAGTGTTGAATAGGTTCCTTGGGgtgtttagaacttatccaaGGAGTAGAACTATTGGTAGTTCTTCTATTCCATGTTTTACCGCTATATGGTTGGATCTGAGCTGATTTTGACTTAGAAACTAAACTCTTGAACTTATGAAATTGTGAATCAAAGACTagaaaaactagttagtccgaatggttgtgatggtcataaagcaccaaaatcaatataAGAAATTGTTTaaggtcatttccctttcaactatgCTTCGGTACCTAGTTGCATCTTCTGATTCAATCGACTCTACCAAGCGTACTGATAATTTTTCATTCACCGACAAAGGTGTGGCCACTGGTTTACAACTGAACATGCCAACACGTTTCAGTAAATCCGCTGCGTATCTTTCTTGCGATAATAAGGTCCCatcttctatccttttcatttcaaTGCCCAAGAAGTAatgtagatttttcaaaatccttAAGAGTAAAATCTTCCTTGAGATTCTCAAGTAATGCTTGAATTGCCTTGTTTGATGAGCTTGTGAcagttatatcatcaacatatactaatAAAAATGTCACAATTGAGCCTTTATCGTAAAAGAACAAGGATGTGCCTGCCCTTGAAGAAACAAACGCGTGTGAACGTAACTTGTCACTCAGCCGAGAGTACCAGGCTCTAGGGGCATGCTTTAATCCATGTAGCGCTTTATCCAGTCTACAAATGAAAGATGGATGAGACTTATCTTCATACCCAGGAGGCTGCTTCATATAAATTTCTTAAGAACACCGTGAAGAAACGCGTTCTGCACATCTAATTGACGGATACACCAACTTCTTGAGGTTGCCAAAGACAAAATAAGTCATATCGTAGTTGGTTTAACAACTGGGCTAAAAGTATCTTCATAATCAATGCCATATTGATGACAAAAATCTTTTGCTACAATCTCGCTTTATGTTTATAAATCGACCCATCTACCTTTCGCTTGATCTTATATACCCATTTGCAATCAATTATATTCATGTCTTTCTTAGATGGAACCAGTCGCCATGTTTTATTTCTCATGAGCGTTGAGTATTCATCATCCATTGCCCTTCTCCAATTATCATCACATATACTTCATCAGCGGCCTCTACGGAGGTAGAGACGCTTCTCATCTTTATATGGTACCGAGAGACTCCTTCCTCTAAAAACACATCTATGGCGGCGTCATGGAATTCCTTCGCCCTCCCGTCCTCCCTCTTCATCACAGTGACTGAGAAGTTGCCCAAGACCAACTACTTGTTGTGGCAGGCGCAAGTTCTTCGTGCTCTTCGAGGTGCCCAGCTTCATGGCTTCTACCTCCGTGGAGGCAGTGGCTTACATGTTAATATAGGCACGAACACGTGCATATCAATACAACTTTCTTAACATAGATAACATTAAATCATGTTTATTTAAGTTTAACGTAATCAGATAGCACACTAAAAATGAATATCGGCCTATTCAAATTTattatgatgttactgtgaaccaAACAACATCTGAAGATGGTCTATGGCGTCATTAGTGTGATCTATAAAAATTTCACTACGGTTATAGTCGCAGAAAATTTTACATGCAAGCATCCGGGACAAACAATCCCGCAAGGAAGCACCGAAGCAGTGAGGCGGGACAAACAGAAACAGACTACTGCTAACCATCAGAAGAAGATCATGATTTGCGTTAGCGACATTGAACTCGCCATTGCTGGCTTTGCTTTGAGCCCACTACTAAATATCAGCAGCAACACTGCCGTCTGCCCCAGCCCCCAGAGCACGGAATTGTCGAAAGTACCCGTGCGGCTCTGAACGAAAAACAACCAACCAGGCTAATCGAATCCTGATCGATCTCGGCAACGAACAGGTCATGGCGAGAACGAGAAGGCCTCCCATCATCCCATGCCATCGGCAATGGCGACCGGTCTCATCCCCATTCCCAGCTGGAATCACTCGACATGTGTCTGCTCTACAATCTGTCTACTGCTACGGCAGTCGGCAGCACACACCCAATACCATACGACGTTCAGCACGACCACATCATCGGGCTAGCCCAGCAGTGCTGCGGCCACCTGTACACCAACTCCTCCCCAACGGCGGCGTCGTACGCCTGGTCCTGGCCGGTCCAGGGCCGGCCACCTTCCTGCACCTCGTCTTGCTCGACGTCCATCGCAGCCGCACCCTCGCCGTCGGCCCCGTCGTCCGCTGCCTCAACGGCGGTGGACGCCTCTGCGGTCTCCTCCGCCGTCGTCGGCGCCACCGCCACCCAGGGTACGACGGCCAGGGCGAGATCGGGCTCAGATCTCCGTTCCAAGGCGGCGCCGGCGAGCAGCTCACGCACGGTCCTGCTGTTCGCCTCCCGGAACATGACACGGATCCAATCCGCGTCCACACCGGCGCGCAGGGCAAGGCGCGGGGCGTCGAtccgcctgctgctgctgccgtcTCCGTACACCACCACCGCCCTCTCGTCGCCGCCAACGGTGCCAGGCGAATGAGACGGCGCCGCGTCGCCCATCGCAACGTCATCCTCCGACGCCGCCGTCACGGCCTGGTCGTCCCCGTCGCTAGGGCCATCAGGACACGAGAGGCGCCGCATCTTGGTGGCGCGGCAGGGGAGCGAGAGCCCGGAGGAGCGGTCGTCGGCGCCGTCGAAGAGGCCCGGCTCGTAGGCGCCCTTCCGCTTCAGCGACAGGCCGTGGAACTCCTCCGTGAGCACTACCATCGCCGCCGCCGTCACACTGTTAGCAGAAGCAGAGAAGAGAGGTTTCgtgggcaagaagaagaagaagatagcGGGGAAGCGGGGATTGGTATTGTGATTTCTGATCATTCTCTGTCCAAAGCGTTCTGCTTATTACATATTTGTACCTCTCACTACTGCCTCAACCATTCCGGCCCACATACACGCACATTGGGCTTGCGAACACGTCTTGCCACTCGCGGCCCATTCACAGCCGGCGTCTTCTCCACAGCGCCTTCATCAGCCACCGGCGTCGCCTTCTGCGTCGCGTCTTCTTCAGCCGCACCTTCCACTGGAGAGCCCGTGGGTGGAGTCCTGACATTCCCCCCTTGTAAAGAACCTGCTTGTCCCCAAGCAGGCGCTCGAGGAAAGGCTTGCCGTAGAGCAGTAGCATCCTCCCAAGTTGCCAGAGATGCCGGCAAACCGGACCACTGAACCAGCACTTGAGGTTGACCATCAGATGCCAGGCGACGTCGCAACACACGCTGGGGAACCTGAAAACTGTCCAAGGAATCAGGTAACTGAGCAATGGAAGTAGCCTCCGGCACCGCGCGCTTCAGCTGGGAAACGTGAAAGACAGGATGAATAGTGGATGACGCCGGGAGTTCCAATTTGTAGGCCACAGGTCCCACTGTTGACAACACCTTGAAGGGCCCAAAGAAACGGAAGGCCAACTTCTGGTTAGCGCGATGAGCGAGCGAAGACTGCACATAAGGTTGAAGGCGGACATAGACCATATCACCAATTTGAAAGGAACGCTCGGACCTCTTCTTATCAGCCTGCATCTTCATGCGAAGTTGGGCACGAGCCAAATGTTGTTTGACTAAATCCATCATGACTTTCTTCTCCTCTATCCATTCCTGCAGGGAGGGAATCGGACAGACAGCAGAAGACTCAACTCCAAAGTGACGAGGAGCATAGCCATACAAGACCTCAAAGGGAGAAAAACCCAAGGCTGAGTGCCAACTGGAATTATACCAAAACTCAGCTAAATAGAGCCAATCCACCCATTTGCTGGGGCAAGCATTCACAAAGCACCTCAAATATGTTTCCATGCACTGATTCACACGTTCAGTCTGCCCATCGGATTGTGGATGATACGCAGAACTCATGTTGAGAGAAACCCCTGCCAAAGAAAAGAGTGTCTTCCACAGCTGACTGGTGAAAATACGAtccctgtcagatataatggcagTAGGCAAACCATGCAACTTGTAAATGTTCTGCATGAAGACATGAGCAACTGAAGCTGCTGTGAATGGATGTCGTAAGGGAATAAAGTGGCTAAACTTGGAAAATTTATCCACCACCACTAAGACACAATTCTTGCCATGAGAAAGAGGAAGTCCTTCCACAAAATCAAGGCTCACTGTTCGCCAGGCGCCGTCAGGTATAGCCAAAGGCTGAAGCAGTCCTGGGTACCTACTCCTGTCGGGCTTGGCCTGTAAACAAGTAGAGCATGCCGAAACAAAGTCTTGTACACTCTTCTTGAGACCTGACCATGCAAATAACTGCTTGATGCGCTTGTAAGTGACTGGAATACCAGAATGACCACCGAGAGGAGAGCTATGCATAGCAGCCAAAATGGAGCGCTGAAGAGAATCATTCTGGCCAACCCATAGCCGGCCTTTAAAACGAAGCAGACCATCAGAGAGGGAAAAATTAGGAACAGCAGTGTTGTCAACAGCCAGCTTGGTGAGAATGTCCTTGGATTTGGGATCACTCAAATATCCATCCTGTAACGCTTGACACCATTGTGGAGTTGATACTGAAACAGCATACAAGGAAACCAGTGGGTGAGCTCTTCTGGACAACGCATCAGCGACACCATTTTCAGTACCCTGCTTGTACACAATACGGTATTGCAAACCCATCAGCTTAGTGAAGACTTTTTGTTGCCAGGGAGTGTTCAAACGCTGTTCATTGAGATGCACCAGACTTTTTTGATCAGTGAAGATAGTAAATTCTCCTTGTAACAAATAGGATCTCCACTGTTCCACGGCTACCAAAATAGCCAAATATTCCTTTTCATATGTCGAGAGACCCTGTGTCTTGATTCCCAAAGGTTTGCTAATAAACGCCAATGGGTGACCGTCCTGAAGTAACACAGCCCCTACACCTGTCTGGCAAGCGTCTGTTTCAATACAGAAGGGCTTAGAAAAATCAGGCAAACTTAACACTGGAGCTGAACTAAGCAGCTTTTTGAGTGTTGAAAATGCCAGCTCATGATCAGATGTCCATATATATAATGTCCCTTTTTTGAGTAAGTCGGTCAAGGGCTTGGCAATGACTGCAAAATGGCGCACAAATCTCCTATAGTAACCCGCAAGACCGAGAAAACTCCTTAATTCCTTAACATTAGTTGGACTCGGCCAGTGCAAAATGGCGTCAACCTTGGAAGGGTCAGTGGCCACCCCTTTCTCACTAATAATATGCCCCAAGTAGGATATGGATCGAGCTGCAAAGGTACATTTGGAACGTTTGACAAACCATGAGTCTTTTTTTAACAGAGAAAAGACTTGTTCTAAATGTGTCAGGTGCTCCTCGAATGTGGAACTGAACACCAAAATGTCATCAAAGAAGACAATAACAcatttccgcaggagaggacgcaATGTGGTGTTCATAGCACCCTGAAATGTAGCAGGGGCGCCAGATAATCCAAAAGCCATGACCAGAAATTCAAACTGTCCATGATGAGTCTGAAATGCTGTTTTATATTCCTCACCAGCTTTCAGCCGCACCTGATGATATCCTGATAACAAGTCTAACGTGGAGAACCAACTGGCGCCAGACAATTCATCAATGAGCTGCTCAAAAATAGGTATAGGAAACCTAGTTTTGACTGTCAAGGCATTTAAGTAGCGATAATCCACGCAAAAACGAAATGATCCATCCTTTTTGCGAACCAACAACACTGGAGAGGAAAATGAAGATGAGCTGGGCTGTATTATACCTTTCTGTAACATGTCGGCCACTTGAGCCTCAATCTCGTCTTTTAGAGCAGGAGGATAACGGTAGGGGCGAACACACACAGGTCGGGCTCCAGCAACCAAGGGAATAGAGTGATCACACTGCCGGACAGGAGGTAATGAATCTGGCACAGAGAACAATTGCGAGTAGGTGTCGAGCAGGGAGGCAACTGCAGGATGCACCACAGTTTCCTGTGACGGTTTAACCACTGCTACATGAAGGAACAGATCATCCGGTATACCTTGTCCGCTGCCTTGCAAAAGCACTGGAGTCCCCTGGAACTGAATGATCATCCATTTATCTTTCCAATCCACTCTCATCGGGCTAAATTTCTCCAGCCAGTCCATTCCAAGAATTAAATCATAGGAAGGCAGAGACAACACCTTGAGATCTTGAATAAAAGTGCACTGTTGAATTGTCCATTCAGCTTGAGGTAAGACAGCCATACACTGTAACACATTACCATCAGCAACCTTAACCTGAACATTTGTAGGCACCAACTGAAGAGAACCAATTTTGTCCACCATGTGCTGGCTCAGAAATGAATGGGTACTGCCAGAGTCTACCAAAATATGGAGAGGATACTGATGCATTGACCCCATAAATTGTAAGGCTCTCTTAGCTGTCTGTCCAGACAAGGGTGCAGGTGAAAGAGCCAAAAATATTTGTTCATTACCCAACACATCCGCTGCAATTTCTTGTGCATCTGAGTCTGCCACCTGGAATAATTCAAAGACTTCTTGCATGGCATGAAGTTGAACTGTTGTAGCACATGTATGACCCTTAGACCACTTCTCAGCACAGCGGTCACACAGCCCTTTAGCACGCCTATACGCTCGGAGAGCCTTGAACTTGTCATCAGTGGAGGGAACATGTGTGTTGGAAGGTTTGCTTAGTCCTTGCGGCTCTTGGCTTGTCTGGCCCGAATGAGACTGAACAACCATAGAAGGGCCTCGGTATCCCGGTTTGGACCAGAAACCAGGATCACGCTTCTGGAACTCGCGACGATGCCCCGGATCCGTCACTTCCTCCTGCAAAAGGGCCAAACAACAAGCAGTATCCAGGTCGCCAGGGCGTTGCAGAAGAACAACAGCACGTAGATCAGGCCTTAGCCCTTCGACAAAACGTGTAGTGAAGTACAGTGGGTCAGCTGTGTGTTGATATGCTGATAATTGGTCCACCAGAGTAGAAAAATTCTCAATATACTCTGAAACTACACCAGTTTGCCTAATACGAAACAGCTGACGCAAGAGCGACTGGTATTGATCACGACCGTAACGACCATGAAGAAGGGTGCAAAACAACGGCCAACTAATATGATGATACTGATGCTCTAAGGACTGAAACCAGCAAGCAACAGACGGTGTCAAATGCATAGTAGCGATTTTGACCCATGCCTCAGGTTCAACAGAATACATGTCGAAGTATTTTTCACAACGCGAAATCCAAAGTCGCGGATTATCGCCATCAAACATGTGAAAAGGCAGTTGAGGCATTCTGCTGGCTGCACGCGGACCAGCGTCCAGAAAACGCTGACGGGCTAAGCACTCATCATATAAGGAACCATGGAAACGAGGTGGGGAGGAAGGGGAAGGTCCCGTACCCTTGACCGGGCCAGGGAGGAGGATCGGGTCCGATCCAAAACCCTGATCCCGGTGGAAGTGATCGTCGCGGTGGCCGATCTGGCCGATTGGTTTGGTGAAGCCGAGATTGCTGTTCGCGAAATCCGGCTTAGAGAGAAGTCCAGGTTGCAGCGGCGCCTGCTCGAGGACGGATCGGTCAACTTGTTTGCCGAGCTTGCGCAATTCCAACTTCAGATCGTCCATGGCGGCATCGACCTTAGGCCGCCACTGGTCGAGATCGGCCGTCGCCGACTCCAGAGCGCCCAGTCGTCCTTCCTTGCGACGATCAGCCTCCGTGAACTGATTCTCGAGCGCAGCAAACTTCTTCGTCATCTCATCAAGGATGAGCTTCGTATTGGCATCCATTGTTTGGCGAAGTTGCTGCGAGCGAGTGTTGTAATGGTGAGCAACAGACTGCGCCAGAGCGACGACTCCCGGGACCGACGAATCTGATACCAGAATGTTAGCAGAAGCAGAGAAGAGAGGTTTCgtgggcaagaagaagaagaagatagcGGGGAAGCGGGGATTGGTATTGTGATTTCTGATCATTCTCTGTCCAAA is a genomic window of Zea mays cultivar B73 chromosome 5, Zm-B73-REFERENCE-NAM-5.0, whole genome shotgun sequence containing:
- the LOC100191881 gene encoding uncharacterized protein LOC100191881; the encoded protein is MVVLTEEFHGLSLKRKGAYEPGLFDGADDRSSGLSLPCRATKMRRLSCPDGPSDGDDQAVTAASEDDVAMGDAAPSHSPGTVGGDERAVVVYGDGSSSRRIDAPRLALRAGVDADWIRVMFREANSRTVRELLAGAALERRSEPDLALAVVPWVAVAPTTAEETAEASTAVEAADDGADGEGAAAMDVEQDEVQEGGRPWTGQDQAYDAAVGEELVYRWPQHCWASPMMWSC